The following are encoded together in the Gordonia insulae genome:
- the hpaH gene encoding 2-oxo-hept-4-ene-1,7-dioate hydratase, which produces MTNIALPDTAVAELARRLYEAEKSRTPIRQISLQHPEMTIEDAYAVQRELVRLKVAGGAVVRGRKIGLTSKVMQRAVSITEPDYGALLDDMFFDDGGTVPAGRFIRPRIEVELAFVLGDPLSGPGVTLYDVLRAAEYVTPAIEILDARVQMADPETGHLRTIVDTICDNAADAGIVLGGRVARPMDVDLRWVAALLLRNGSIEDSGVAASVLGHPANGVAWLANRLAPHGVSLQAGEVILAGSFTAPVFADPGDTFVADYGPMGTVSIHFENEAPRD; this is translated from the coding sequence ATGACGAACATCGCCCTGCCGGACACAGCGGTCGCCGAGCTCGCGCGCCGCCTGTATGAGGCCGAGAAATCCCGGACCCCGATCCGGCAGATATCGCTGCAGCATCCCGAGATGACCATCGAAGACGCCTATGCCGTACAGCGGGAGTTGGTGCGCCTGAAAGTCGCCGGTGGTGCCGTGGTTCGCGGACGCAAGATCGGACTCACCTCCAAGGTCATGCAACGCGCCGTGTCCATCACCGAACCGGACTACGGTGCACTGCTCGACGACATGTTCTTCGACGACGGCGGAACCGTGCCGGCCGGACGGTTCATCCGCCCCCGTATCGAGGTTGAACTCGCCTTCGTGCTCGGCGACCCGTTGTCCGGCCCCGGGGTGACGCTCTACGACGTGCTCCGGGCGGCGGAGTACGTGACGCCGGCCATCGAGATCCTCGATGCACGGGTACAGATGGCGGACCCGGAAACCGGGCATCTACGCACCATCGTCGACACGATCTGCGACAACGCCGCCGATGCCGGCATCGTTCTCGGCGGCCGGGTGGCACGACCGATGGACGTCGACCTGCGGTGGGTGGCCGCATTGCTGCTGCGCAACGGGTCGATCGAGGATTCGGGCGTTGCGGCGTCGGTGCTGGGCCATCCGGCGAACGGTGTCGCGTGGCTGGCGAACCGGCTTGCTCCGCATGGGGTGTCGTTGCAAGCCGGTGAGGTGATCCTCGCCGGCTCGTTCACCGCGCCGGTGTTCGCCGATCCCGGTGATACCTTCGTCGCGGATTACGGACCGATGGGGACCGTCTCGATCCATTTCGAGAACGAGGCACCACGTGACTAG
- a CDS encoding acyl-CoA dehydrogenase family protein, translated as MDLDFSPEQVEFRDEVRTWLEENKPSEPRPRDADGIREYDTAWQRTQWDGGWAGIAWPKEYGGGGLTLVQQLIWYEEYAAQGFPGIDANFVGLSHAGPTLITRADEAQKDFHLPKILRGEAIWCQGFSEPEAGSDLASLRARAVIDGDDLVVNGQKIWTSFATIADYQELLVRTDNTGSKHQGITWIVCDMTTPGIEIRPIETIEGGAEFCEVFYDDVRIPLSNVVGEINDGWSVAMSTLSFERGTAFTANQVRLAKVVEDLIDFSRDHVGPDGRRPAIADDEIARRLARARAAVTSLRAMTYVGVCRSMQTDTPGPKGSMLKLFYADLAKQVAELAMDIIGVDALRSTSRWDKNGWVGNYLYAFSQSIGGGTSEIQRNIVGDRVLGLPR; from the coding sequence ATGGATTTGGACTTCAGCCCCGAACAGGTGGAGTTCCGGGACGAGGTGCGCACATGGCTTGAGGAGAACAAGCCGTCCGAGCCCCGCCCGCGCGACGCCGACGGCATCCGGGAGTACGACACCGCCTGGCAACGCACCCAGTGGGACGGCGGCTGGGCGGGCATCGCCTGGCCGAAGGAATACGGCGGCGGCGGTTTGACCCTGGTTCAGCAACTGATCTGGTACGAGGAGTATGCAGCCCAGGGATTTCCGGGGATCGACGCGAACTTCGTCGGTCTGTCCCATGCCGGTCCGACCCTGATCACCCGGGCCGACGAGGCGCAGAAGGACTTCCACCTTCCCAAGATCCTGCGCGGTGAGGCGATCTGGTGCCAGGGATTCTCCGAACCCGAGGCCGGCTCCGACCTCGCCTCGCTACGCGCCAGGGCGGTCATCGACGGCGATGATCTGGTGGTCAACGGGCAGAAGATCTGGACCAGTTTCGCCACCATCGCCGACTACCAGGAGCTCCTGGTCCGGACCGACAACACCGGCTCCAAGCACCAGGGCATCACGTGGATCGTGTGCGACATGACCACACCTGGCATAGAGATCCGCCCGATCGAGACCATCGAGGGCGGCGCCGAGTTCTGCGAGGTGTTCTACGACGACGTCCGAATCCCGCTGTCCAACGTCGTAGGTGAGATCAACGACGGATGGAGCGTCGCGATGTCGACGCTGTCGTTCGAACGGGGCACCGCATTCACGGCCAATCAGGTCCGCCTGGCCAAGGTGGTCGAAGACCTGATCGACTTCTCGCGCGATCACGTCGGGCCGGACGGACGCCGCCCGGCGATCGCGGATGACGAAATCGCCCGGAGATTGGCCCGGGCCCGGGCCGCAGTGACGTCACTGCGCGCCATGACCTACGTCGGCGTCTGCCGCAGTATGCAGACCGACACCCCCGGACCCAAGGGATCGATGCTCAAGCTGTTCTATGCAGATCTGGCCAAACAGGTCGCGGAGCTGGCGATGGACATCATCGGGGTCGATGCCCTGCGCAGTACTTCCCGATGGGACAAGAACGGCTGGGTGGGCAACTATCTGTACGCATTCTCCCAGTCCATCGGCGGCGGTACCTCCGAGATCCAACGAAACATCGTCGGCGACCGGGTACTCGGACTCCCACGCTGA
- a CDS encoding aldolase/citrate lyase family protein, with the protein MWIASGNAYSAEICAGAGLDWLMLDLEHVPNDVRSTLAQLQTLAAYPVQVLVRPASADPIAIKQLLDIGATNLIIPMVESADEARAMVAATRYPPEGIRGVGSALARASRWNRISDYLVTADDSLSLTVQVESAAALAQLDEIVAVDGIDAVFIGPADLAASLGHLGKPEHPTVVAAIEQALSQIKAAGKAAGVNAFNPALVDRYIAAGASFVLVGADVTVLARGSEALAARFIPQPGTS; encoded by the coding sequence ATGTGGATAGCCTCGGGCAACGCATACAGCGCCGAGATCTGCGCGGGCGCCGGTCTCGACTGGCTGATGCTCGACCTCGAGCACGTCCCGAACGACGTCAGATCCACGTTGGCGCAACTACAGACGCTCGCCGCCTACCCGGTGCAGGTTCTCGTGCGTCCGGCATCCGCTGACCCGATCGCGATCAAGCAACTCCTCGACATCGGTGCGACGAATCTGATCATCCCGATGGTCGAATCCGCCGACGAGGCGAGGGCCATGGTCGCCGCGACCCGCTACCCGCCCGAGGGCATTCGCGGAGTCGGCAGCGCACTCGCCCGAGCCTCGCGATGGAACCGGATTTCTGACTATCTGGTCACCGCAGACGACAGCCTGTCACTCACGGTTCAGGTGGAATCCGCCGCCGCGCTCGCCCAACTCGACGAGATCGTCGCGGTCGACGGGATCGATGCCGTGTTCATCGGACCGGCCGATCTCGCAGCGTCGCTCGGCCACCTGGGCAAGCCCGAGCATCCCACGGTGGTGGCCGCGATCGAGCAAGCGTTATCGCAGATCAAGGCCGCAGGCAAGGCGGCAGGCGTCAACGCGTTCAATCCCGCCCTGGTGGACCGCTACATCGCGGCGGGAGCCTCGTTCGTCTTGGTCGGAGCCGATGTCACGGTGCTCGCGCGGGGCAGCGAGGCCCTGGCCGCACGCTTCATCCCGCAACCCGGCACAAGCTGA
- a CDS encoding alpha/beta fold hydrolase, producing the protein MTETTISAPAADTGEYRSIWSHLKELEFRQGFVDIDGVRTRFAEAGSADKPHAILLHGTGGHWETFAPNLGPLSEHYHCVAIDMVGNGFSDKPDYDYEIAVYVQQVLGVMEHFGMTRAHLIGMSLGAWVSAAIAVEHPERVDKVILMSPAGLIATASNMARIRAERTEAVNNPSWESMHKVFAHLIADESNRLPDLIALRQAIYRRDDTRNTIDHLLILQDAQARDRNLIPEDKWATISAPTMVVASGQDHGEYQSTAHIVAGLIPNAEVFEMAAVRHWPHFEDPAAFNPAALEFLGR; encoded by the coding sequence ATGACTGAGACAACGATTTCCGCCCCTGCGGCCGACACCGGCGAGTACCGCAGCATCTGGAGCCACCTCAAAGAACTGGAGTTCCGGCAGGGGTTCGTCGACATCGACGGCGTGCGGACCCGTTTCGCCGAGGCAGGCTCCGCCGACAAACCACACGCCATCCTGTTGCACGGCACCGGCGGCCACTGGGAGACCTTTGCGCCGAACCTGGGACCGCTCTCGGAGCACTACCACTGTGTGGCGATCGACATGGTCGGCAACGGGTTCTCCGACAAACCCGACTACGACTACGAGATCGCCGTCTACGTCCAGCAGGTTCTCGGTGTGATGGAGCACTTCGGGATGACTCGAGCACATCTCATCGGGATGTCACTCGGCGCATGGGTATCGGCCGCGATCGCGGTCGAGCATCCCGAGCGTGTCGACAAGGTGATCCTGATGTCGCCCGCCGGACTGATCGCCACCGCGTCGAACATGGCCCGCATCCGCGCCGAGCGCACCGAAGCCGTCAACAATCCCAGTTGGGAGTCGATGCACAAGGTGTTCGCACACCTGATCGCGGACGAATCCAATCGTCTACCCGACCTCATCGCGCTGCGGCAGGCCATCTACCGACGCGACGACACCCGGAACACGATCGATCACCTGCTGATCCTGCAGGATGCGCAAGCCCGCGACCGCAATCTCATCCCGGAAGACAAATGGGCGACCATCTCTGCGCCCACCATGGTGGTGGCGTCCGGCCAGGACCACGGCGAATACCAGAGCACTGCCCACATCGTCGCCGGGTTGATCCCGAACGCCGAGGTGTTCGAGATGGCCGCCGTCCGGCACTGGCCACACTTCGAGGACCCGGCGGCCTTCAACCCGGCCGCTCTGGAGTTCCTCGGGCGATGA